The Altererythrobacter sp. CAU 1644 genome has a window encoding:
- the cysD gene encoding sulfate adenylyltransferase subunit CysD encodes MHRRSARRGIMTVHTPLTHLQRLEAEAIHIIREVVAEADKPVMLYSVGKDSAVMLHLARKAFYPAPPPFPLLHVDTTWKFQAMYELRDRMAQESGMELLVYQNPEAEERGINPFDHGPLHTDMWKTEGLKQALDKWGFDAAFGGARRDEEKSRAKERIFSFRTASHGWDPKNQRPELWNLYNARKNRGESIRVFPISNWTELDVWQYIQLEDIPIVPLYFAEKRPTFEYEGGLFMADDIERLEKVMGHRPEITERSIRFRTLGCFPLTGAVESEASTLSEVIQETLLTTTSERQGRVIDKDAGGAGMEKKKQEGYF; translated from the coding sequence ATGCATCGCCGCTCTGCAAGGCGAGGCATCATGACCGTACACACTCCCCTGACCCACCTTCAGCGGCTCGAAGCCGAGGCGATCCACATCATCCGCGAAGTGGTGGCCGAGGCGGACAAGCCGGTGATGCTCTATTCGGTGGGCAAGGATAGCGCGGTGATGCTGCATCTTGCCCGCAAGGCATTCTACCCTGCTCCCCCTCCCTTCCCGCTGCTGCATGTCGACACGACGTGGAAGTTCCAGGCGATGTACGAACTCCGCGATCGCATGGCGCAGGAAAGCGGCATGGAACTGCTGGTCTATCAGAACCCCGAAGCGGAGGAGCGCGGCATCAACCCGTTCGATCACGGCCCGCTTCACACCGACATGTGGAAGACGGAGGGGCTCAAGCAGGCGCTCGACAAATGGGGCTTTGACGCGGCCTTCGGCGGTGCACGGCGCGATGAGGAAAAGAGCCGCGCCAAGGAACGGATCTTCTCGTTCCGCACCGCCAGCCATGGCTGGGACCCGAAGAACCAGCGCCCCGAGCTGTGGAACCTCTACAACGCGCGCAAGAATCGGGGCGAGAGCATCCGCGTCTTCCCGATCAGCAACTGGACCGAGCTCGACGTGTGGCAATACATCCAGCTCGAGGACATTCCGATCGTCCCGCTCTACTTCGCCGAAAAGCGCCCGACCTTCGAATATGAGGGCGGTCTGTTCATGGCCGACGACATCGAGCGACTGGAGAAGGTCATGGGCCATCGCCCCGAGATCACCGAGCGATCGATCCGCTTCCGCACGCTCGGCTGCTTCCCGCTGACGGGCGCGGTCGAGAGCGAGGCCTCCACCTTGAGCGAGGTGATCCAGGAAACGCTGCTCACCACCACTTCCGAACGGCAGGGGCGCGTGATCGACAAGGATGCCGGCGGTGCGGGAATGGAGAAGAAGAAGCAGGAGGGCTATTTCTGA
- the cysN gene encoding sulfate adenylyltransferase subunit CysN produces the protein MAQESTTDAIYRTEALIAEDIDAYLDQHQHKTMLRFITCGSVDDGKSTLIGRLLYDSKMIFEDQLAALERDSKRVGTQGQEIDFALLVDGLAAEREQGITIDVAYRFFNTEKRKFIVADCPGHEQYTRNMVTGASTADLAVILVDARKGVLVQTRRHSYICHLLGIRNIVLAVNKMDLVDYDKATFDKIVSDYREFASEIGIESFTAIPISGFRGDNITASPSANTPWYSGPSLVDHLESVEVRSAVDRDKPFRMPVQWVNRPDLDFRGFAGLIAGGEVRPGDPIRVLPSGKTSTIERIVTFDGDLDEAGAGQSVTLTLADEIDCSRGNVIAAADAPPQVADQFEATIVWMSDDALHVGRSYWLKLATQTVSATVREPKYEIDINSLERLAAKTLELNEIGVAEVHTDKPLVFEPYVDSRTLGGFILVDKITNATVAAGMLNFSLRRSQNIHWQPTDITREHHASMKNQTPRVLWFTGLSGSGKSTIANEVEKKLALMNRHTFLLDGDNVRHGLNKDLGFTEADRIENIRRIGEVAKLMTDAGLIVLTAFISPFRAERQMVRDMLAEHEFIEIFVDTPLEVAEERDVKGLYKKAREGKLKNFTGIDSPYEAPENPDIVVNTVAMTPEEAADYIIRQILPLK, from the coding sequence ATGGCTCAGGAAAGCACCACCGACGCAATTTACCGGACCGAAGCCCTCATTGCCGAGGACATCGACGCTTATCTCGACCAGCACCAGCACAAGACGATGCTGCGGTTCATCACTTGCGGCAGCGTCGATGACGGCAAGTCGACGCTGATCGGTCGCCTGCTCTATGACAGCAAGATGATCTTCGAAGACCAGCTTGCCGCGCTCGAGAGAGACAGCAAGCGGGTCGGCACGCAGGGGCAGGAAATCGATTTCGCCCTGCTGGTTGATGGCCTCGCCGCCGAGCGCGAACAGGGCATCACCATCGACGTCGCCTATCGCTTCTTCAATACCGAGAAACGCAAGTTCATCGTCGCCGACTGCCCCGGCCACGAACAATATACCCGCAACATGGTGACCGGCGCCTCGACCGCCGATCTCGCGGTGATTCTGGTCGATGCGCGCAAGGGCGTACTCGTCCAGACCCGGCGGCACAGCTACATCTGCCACCTCCTCGGCATCAGGAATATCGTGCTGGCGGTGAACAAGATGGACCTGGTCGATTACGACAAGGCGACCTTCGACAAGATCGTCAGCGATTATCGCGAGTTCGCCAGCGAGATCGGGATAGAGAGCTTTACCGCCATCCCGATCTCGGGCTTTCGTGGCGACAATATCACCGCCTCACCATCTGCCAACACTCCGTGGTATTCAGGGCCCAGCCTCGTCGACCATCTCGAAAGCGTCGAGGTGCGCTCGGCTGTCGATCGCGACAAGCCGTTCCGAATGCCGGTGCAGTGGGTCAATCGCCCCGACCTCGACTTCCGCGGCTTTGCCGGGCTGATCGCGGGTGGCGAAGTGCGTCCGGGCGACCCGATCCGGGTCCTTCCCTCGGGCAAGACCAGCACGATCGAGAGGATCGTAACCTTCGACGGCGACCTCGATGAAGCCGGAGCGGGTCAATCGGTCACATTGACGCTGGCAGACGAAATCGACTGTTCGCGCGGCAATGTGATCGCCGCCGCCGACGCCCCGCCGCAGGTAGCCGACCAGTTCGAGGCGACCATCGTGTGGATGTCCGACGATGCGCTGCATGTCGGGCGCAGCTACTGGCTCAAGCTGGCGACCCAGACTGTCTCTGCCACGGTGCGCGAGCCGAAATACGAGATCGACATCAACAGCCTCGAACGACTTGCCGCCAAGACGCTCGAGCTGAACGAAATCGGCGTGGCGGAGGTCCACACTGACAAGCCGCTAGTGTTCGAACCCTATGTCGACAGCCGCACGCTCGGCGGTTTTATCCTGGTCGACAAGATCACCAATGCGACCGTTGCGGCGGGCATGCTCAATTTCTCGCTGCGCCGCTCGCAGAACATCCATTGGCAGCCGACCGATATCACCCGCGAGCATCATGCCTCGATGAAGAACCAAACCCCGCGCGTGCTGTGGTTCACCGGCCTTTCGGGATCGGGCAAGTCGACCATCGCCAACGAGGTGGAGAAGAAGCTGGCGCTGATGAACCGGCACACCTTCCTGCTCGACGGCGACAACGTGCGCCACGGGCTCAACAAGGATCTCGGCTTCACCGAAGCCGACCGGATCGAGAACATCCGCCGCATCGGCGAAGTCGCCAAGCTGATGACTGACGCCGGCCTGATCGTGCTGACAGCCTTCATCAGCCCGTTCCGCGCCGAGCGGCAGATGGTTCGCGACATGCTGGCCGAGCATGAGTTCATCGAGATTTTCGTCGACACGCCGCTCGAAGTCGCGGAAGAACGCGACGTGAAGGGCCTCTACAAGAAGGCGCGCGAAGGAAAGCTCAAGAATTTCACCGGGATCGACAGCCCCTATGAAGCTCCGGAAAACCCCGACATCGTGGTCAACACCGTCGCGATGACACCAGAAGAAGCCGCCGACTATATCATCCGACAAATCCTGCCGCTGAAGTGA
- a CDS encoding 3'(2'),5'-bisphosphate nucleotidase CysQ: MTDAELAAHLAETAGRILLDVRGSAMFEGKALGNAGDQTANQFLVHALRAQRPDDGLLSEESKDTRERLAKERVWIIDPVDGTREYGEARTDWAVHVGLAIGGEAAVGAVALPGCNAILRTDRPQAMPPAPDRLRMVVSRTRPAAEAVAVSQALGAELVEMGSAGAKAMAVIRGEADIYLHSGGQHEWDSCAPVAVARAHGLHCSRIDGSSLVYNQSDTFVPDLLICRREHAERVLAEVAKLTP; the protein is encoded by the coding sequence ATGACCGACGCCGAACTTGCCGCTCATCTTGCCGAAACGGCCGGTCGCATCCTGCTCGATGTGAGAGGCTCGGCCATGTTCGAAGGCAAGGCGCTGGGCAATGCGGGCGACCAGACTGCCAACCAGTTTCTGGTCCATGCCTTGCGCGCGCAAAGGCCCGATGACGGGCTGCTGTCGGAAGAGAGCAAGGACACGAGGGAGCGCCTTGCCAAGGAGCGCGTGTGGATCATCGACCCGGTCGACGGCACCCGCGAATATGGCGAGGCGCGGACCGACTGGGCCGTCCACGTCGGCTTGGCGATCGGCGGCGAGGCTGCCGTCGGTGCGGTCGCGCTGCCCGGCTGCAATGCCATCCTGCGTACCGACCGCCCCCAAGCGATGCCGCCCGCTCCGGATCGGCTCCGGATGGTCGTCAGCCGCACGCGACCAGCGGCAGAAGCGGTTGCCGTGTCGCAGGCCTTGGGGGCCGAACTCGTCGAGATGGGCAGCGCCGGGGCCAAGGCCATGGCGGTGATCCGCGGCGAGGCGGATATCTACCTCCATTCCGGTGGGCAGCATGAATGGGACAGCTGTGCGCCGGTGGCCGTGGCCAGGGCACATGGCCTGCACTGTTCCAGGATCGACGGGTCGTCGCTGGTCTACAACCAGAGCGACACTTTCGTCCCCGACCTGCTGATCTGTCGCCGCGAGCACGCCGAGCGGGTGTTGGCGGAAGTAGCCAAGCTGACCCCATAG
- a CDS encoding TonB-dependent receptor, translated as MGKDHAATILTGLLAACGASAALAQEDTSPSSEPIIVTGERWQRTLAETASSVSVTSAEDLARQPDTDRLDQLLDATPNITIGSGGLGPAIRGLDTTGVLNNLPAFLGGNRPRTTVTVDGRAITYGEFVFGTQPLWDVERVEVFRSPQTTTQGRNSIAGAIFLETRSPEFDWGGAARLIGGNYDTRQASAMATGPLISEQLALRVVADHRRSRPSSELTTPDVDIDPNRDKYDQLRLKLLALPDALPGLRLETSYWIARSQAPQTEGVRIPFRERRDPRARYGIFRAESESGTLRASWDISAETTLHSTLTAGGSTLQRFAPSGFGETLTKARDRSGELILNHAAEGWKAVAGVSASRSRMRQTIDLSSTPFGVGDFRDRQDSFGLFGEGEAQIGERLSLIVGARYQSDRQVRSGTLGRVGSLQVLDFDRTFEFFLPKFSLSFASSPDLTLGILVQKAANPGGITLTPPSGLDAFEEESLWDFELFARGRLADGRLRYAANLFRYEMKDAQRSVTFGVLTPAGPVFLSEIGNAPRAWSHGAELELQWQASNRLSVNAGLGLLDTRLTRTPSSEDPLLDKQFQRSPHFTASLGVDWRPAPSLAIDLGYRHRTGYYSDDVNSPELRVGSASVFDARVSWERGSTRIFGFVRNMFDNFYLVARFSGPDPLATAGDPREYGIGIEARI; from the coding sequence ATGGGCAAGGACCATGCCGCAACGATCCTGACGGGGCTTCTGGCCGCTTGCGGCGCAAGCGCGGCGCTCGCCCAGGAAGACACCTCTCCATCCTCGGAACCGATCATCGTCACCGGGGAACGGTGGCAGCGAACGCTCGCCGAAACCGCATCCAGTGTATCGGTCACATCGGCCGAAGACCTCGCGCGCCAGCCCGATACCGACCGGCTCGACCAACTGCTCGACGCAACGCCCAACATCACGATCGGTTCGGGAGGTCTCGGGCCCGCGATCCGAGGTCTCGACACGACCGGGGTGTTGAACAACCTCCCTGCATTTCTCGGCGGCAACCGCCCACGGACCACGGTGACGGTGGACGGCCGCGCGATCACCTATGGGGAATTCGTGTTCGGAACCCAGCCGCTGTGGGACGTTGAGCGCGTCGAAGTGTTCCGCAGCCCGCAGACGACGACCCAGGGGCGCAATTCGATTGCCGGGGCGATCTTCCTCGAAACCCGCTCGCCCGAGTTCGACTGGGGCGGTGCCGCTCGGCTGATCGGCGGGAATTACGACACCCGCCAGGCGTCCGCCATGGCAACAGGCCCGCTGATCTCGGAACAGCTGGCCTTGCGTGTCGTTGCCGACCACCGTCGCAGCCGCCCGTCCAGCGAACTCACCACGCCCGATGTCGACATCGATCCCAATCGCGACAAATACGACCAGTTGCGCCTCAAGCTGCTGGCCCTGCCCGATGCCCTCCCCGGGTTGCGGCTCGAGACCTCGTACTGGATTGCAAGATCGCAGGCCCCGCAAACCGAAGGCGTCCGCATCCCTTTTCGCGAGCGACGCGATCCGCGCGCGCGTTACGGCATATTCCGGGCCGAGTCTGAGTCGGGGACCTTGCGGGCCTCCTGGGACATTTCCGCCGAGACAACCCTGCATTCGACCCTGACGGCAGGTGGCTCGACCTTGCAGCGCTTCGCCCCGTCCGGCTTCGGTGAAACGCTCACCAAGGCGCGTGATCGATCAGGCGAGTTGATCCTCAATCACGCTGCAGAGGGTTGGAAGGCCGTCGCCGGAGTCAGCGCATCGCGCAGCCGCATGCGGCAGACCATCGACCTCTCCTCCACGCCGTTCGGTGTGGGCGATTTCCGTGACCGGCAGGACAGCTTCGGCCTGTTCGGTGAGGGCGAAGCACAAATCGGCGAGCGTCTGTCCCTGATAGTCGGCGCGCGGTATCAAAGCGATCGCCAGGTCAGAAGCGGAACCCTGGGCCGCGTCGGCTCTCTCCAGGTGCTCGATTTCGATCGGACCTTCGAGTTCTTCCTGCCCAAGTTCTCGCTGTCCTTCGCATCCTCGCCCGATCTGACGCTGGGCATTCTCGTGCAGAAGGCGGCCAATCCCGGCGGCATCACGCTCACGCCGCCAAGCGGCCTCGATGCTTTCGAGGAAGAATCCCTGTGGGATTTCGAGCTCTTTGCCCGCGGTCGATTGGCTGACGGAAGGCTGCGCTATGCGGCCAATCTGTTTCGCTACGAGATGAAGGATGCGCAGCGTTCGGTGACCTTCGGCGTTCTCACCCCCGCCGGGCCGGTTTTCCTGTCGGAGATCGGCAATGCCCCGCGCGCATGGAGCCACGGAGCGGAGCTCGAACTACAATGGCAGGCAAGCAACCGGCTGAGCGTGAATGCCGGCCTGGGCTTGCTCGACACCCGCCTGACCCGGACGCCCAGCAGCGAAGATCCCTTGCTCGACAAGCAATTCCAGCGCTCGCCTCACTTCACGGCCTCGCTGGGCGTGGATTGGCGCCCTGCCCCCTCGCTCGCCATCGACCTCGGCTACCGCCACCGGACGGGCTACTACAGCGACGACGTCAACTCCCCCGAACTGAGGGTGGGATCGGCCAGCGTGTTCGACGCCCGGGTCAGTTGGGAGCGCGGGTCAACGCGGATCTTCGGATTCGTCCGCAATATGTTCGACAATTTCTACCTGGTGGCCCGCTTCTCCGGACCCGATCCGCTCGCTACGGCGGGCGATCCCCGCGAATACGGCATCGGGATCGAGGCAAGGATATAG
- a CDS encoding winged helix-turn-helix domain-containing protein — MSGDVEFGQDPASPAPRPGNGKADIHETHDLAKRPDITIGDTLIRPSLRLIAGPNSSVSVEPRVMQVLLALYDADGKVLNREDLLEQCWAGVVVGDDAINRAIAELRRAVRETNADLAIETISRVGYRLAANTIPDALDSKSRPIRGFDIDRRNYVLGGAVAAVALAGGTVAISGYREKAAVDQLIERGKILQGSGAPDGRERAFALFSAAVERAPKRAEAWGWLSTVAPNYQHSRSAALRALDLDPKEPNARVVLAWQKLDLEDWTVWEDSLLEVLDDAPENALALGFITLFYQGMGRCKLSLQMNERSLAAEPFNPGFHMRRALKHWIFGRLAEADKVADKSMHLWPRNPFTWNARMVIYAFTDRAPAALTLLEDEASRPKKLTQPNIESWRAALRAIDSRSRSEIDNAVKVCTAAAPLAPGLAANAIMFFSHLGELDSAYRVAEGLFEGKGNVVQQTRGVGIRDIYSATGWGRTQFVFIPATNAFRDDERFPGLCRRLGLEAYWRKRGAWPDEFVRGALVSA, encoded by the coding sequence ATGTCCGGCGACGTTGAATTCGGCCAGGATCCAGCTTCGCCGGCGCCAAGGCCGGGAAATGGCAAGGCCGACATCCATGAGACGCACGATCTGGCCAAGCGGCCTGACATTACGATCGGGGATACGCTGATCCGGCCATCCTTGCGGTTGATCGCAGGTCCGAACTCGAGTGTCAGCGTCGAACCGCGCGTGATGCAGGTCCTGCTCGCCCTGTACGATGCAGATGGAAAGGTCCTGAACCGCGAAGACCTGCTCGAACAATGCTGGGCCGGTGTGGTCGTGGGCGACGACGCTATCAACCGCGCGATCGCAGAGCTGCGCCGTGCCGTCCGAGAAACGAACGCCGATCTCGCGATCGAAACCATTTCTCGCGTCGGTTACCGGCTCGCCGCAAACACGATCCCCGACGCTTTGGACAGCAAATCGCGTCCTATCCGCGGTTTCGACATCGACCGACGCAATTACGTGCTCGGCGGAGCCGTCGCCGCCGTTGCGCTGGCCGGCGGCACGGTAGCGATATCGGGTTACCGGGAGAAGGCAGCTGTCGACCAATTGATCGAACGCGGCAAGATCCTCCAAGGATCGGGTGCGCCGGACGGCCGGGAGCGCGCCTTTGCCCTGTTTTCTGCTGCCGTCGAGCGCGCACCGAAACGTGCCGAGGCCTGGGGATGGCTCTCGACCGTCGCGCCGAATTACCAGCATTCGCGGTCGGCGGCGCTTCGCGCGCTCGATCTTGATCCCAAAGAACCCAATGCACGTGTCGTTCTTGCTTGGCAGAAGCTCGATCTCGAAGACTGGACCGTGTGGGAAGATTCCCTGCTCGAAGTGCTGGATGATGCCCCCGAGAATGCGCTCGCGCTCGGGTTCATCACGCTGTTCTACCAGGGGATGGGGCGGTGCAAGCTCTCGCTCCAAATGAATGAGCGCTCCCTTGCAGCCGAACCATTCAATCCCGGATTTCACATGCGGCGAGCGTTGAAGCACTGGATTTTCGGTCGGTTGGCCGAGGCCGACAAGGTCGCCGACAAGTCGATGCATTTGTGGCCGCGCAATCCCTTTACCTGGAATGCGCGCATGGTGATCTATGCCTTCACCGACCGGGCTCCGGCCGCGCTCACCCTGCTTGAGGATGAGGCCAGTCGGCCAAAGAAGCTGACACAACCGAATATCGAATCCTGGCGTGCGGCGCTTCGCGCCATTGATAGCCGAAGCCGCAGCGAAATCGACAATGCGGTCAAGGTCTGCACGGCAGCCGCCCCTCTCGCTCCGGGTCTCGCGGCGAACGCGATCATGTTCTTCTCCCATCTCGGAGAACTCGACTCGGCGTACCGCGTCGCCGAAGGGCTTTTCGAAGGCAAAGGCAATGTGGTCCAGCAAACTCGCGGAGTCGGCATCAGGGACATCTACTCGGCCACCGGCTGGGGGCGCACGCAGTTCGTCTTCATCCCTGCAACCAACGCGTTCCGCGACGACGAACGATTTCCGGGGCTCTGCCGCCGGCTGGGGCTGGAAGCCTATTGGCGCAAGCGCGGCGCATGGCCGGACGAATTCGTGCGCGGAGCGCTTGTCAGTGCCTGA
- a CDS encoding winged helix-turn-helix domain-containing protein encodes MNESLDLARRADITIGNALVQPSLRLITGPESEATVEPRVMQVLLALHDAEGRVLSREDLLEICWPGVIVGDDAINRTIAEIRRVARDTGAVIVIETIPRVGYRLASQEDAAGKVGKSAKVRGPALPRRKLVIGGLATAAAIAGGGYGLLHYRRGTAIDELIERGRLVQASGRPDSRTQAQEIFRQAIAMDPERADAWGWLARVLGDDAAAREAALHAIEIDPREANARVVLISQRKDLHSWTEWEDELLEVLKDAPDNTAAQRSLSFFYQGMGRCKDSWSVQEQTLKLEPFNPASHNTSALKHWIFGKNGEADKIADQALRLWPRHPLLWNARMVIYAFTNRAPAGLALLDDVPNRPANLTSASIDSWRAALGAIATRSSPDIARALEVCTAQAKLAPGLAANAIMAFAYLGEVDASYQVAEGLFEGRGAVVQKSHGKGIGDLYSTAGWGRTQVIFTPAAVAFREDGRFSDFSERLGLTAYWRERGIWPDPFVRGSLRTS; translated from the coding sequence GTGAACGAATCACTGGATCTGGCACGACGTGCCGACATCACGATCGGCAACGCTCTCGTCCAGCCATCGCTCCGCCTGATCACGGGCCCAGAATCGGAAGCCACCGTCGAACCCCGCGTGATGCAGGTGCTCCTGGCCTTGCACGACGCCGAGGGGCGCGTGCTGAGCCGCGAGGACTTGCTCGAGATTTGCTGGCCTGGCGTGATCGTCGGTGACGATGCCATCAACCGGACCATCGCCGAAATTCGCCGGGTCGCCCGCGATACCGGTGCCGTGATCGTGATCGAGACCATCCCTCGGGTGGGTTATCGCCTCGCCTCACAGGAAGATGCGGCGGGCAAGGTCGGCAAGAGCGCCAAGGTGCGCGGACCCGCCTTGCCTCGGCGAAAGCTTGTTATCGGAGGACTGGCGACAGCAGCCGCCATCGCGGGCGGTGGATATGGGCTGCTCCACTATCGCCGCGGAACGGCAATCGACGAATTGATCGAACGGGGCCGATTGGTCCAGGCGTCCGGGCGTCCCGACAGCAGGACGCAGGCTCAAGAAATCTTTCGCCAGGCCATTGCGATGGATCCGGAACGAGCCGATGCATGGGGTTGGCTGGCACGCGTTCTTGGTGACGATGCCGCAGCGCGCGAGGCGGCGCTCCATGCCATCGAGATCGATCCGCGCGAAGCCAACGCCCGGGTAGTGCTGATCAGCCAACGCAAGGACCTTCATTCCTGGACCGAATGGGAAGACGAACTTCTCGAAGTCCTGAAAGATGCACCGGACAACACTGCCGCACAGCGATCACTGTCTTTCTTCTACCAGGGGATGGGTCGCTGCAAGGATTCCTGGAGTGTCCAGGAGCAGACCCTCAAGCTCGAGCCGTTCAATCCCGCGAGCCATAACACGAGCGCCCTGAAACACTGGATCTTCGGCAAGAACGGTGAGGCAGACAAAATTGCCGATCAGGCGCTTCGCCTGTGGCCACGCCATCCTTTGCTCTGGAACGCCCGGATGGTCATTTATGCGTTCACGAACCGGGCGCCTGCGGGGCTCGCGCTGCTCGACGACGTGCCCAATCGGCCGGCAAACCTGACTTCTGCCAGCATCGATTCCTGGCGCGCCGCCCTGGGGGCGATCGCCACGCGCTCCTCCCCCGATATCGCCCGCGCCTTGGAAGTCTGCACCGCGCAAGCCAAGCTCGCGCCAGGGCTGGCGGCTAACGCAATCATGGCCTTCGCCTATCTGGGAGAGGTGGACGCGTCCTACCAGGTCGCTGAGGGCCTGTTCGAAGGGCGCGGGGCCGTCGTCCAGAAATCGCACGGCAAGGGTATCGGCGATCTCTATTCGACCGCAGGCTGGGGGCGAACCCAAGTCATCTTCACACCCGCCGCCGTCGCCTTTCGCGAGGACGGGAGATTTTCCGATTTCTCCGAACGGCTGGGGCTGACGGCCTATTGGCGCGAGCGCGGAATCTGGCCGGATCCCTTCGTCAGGGGATCGCTCCGCACCAGCTGA
- a CDS encoding surface lipoprotein assembly modifier: MLLVALVALAQPSTERAPAGETLPVGTRAEIEATGEQMLEFAARALANKEEALAVQILEALLQDPNLPVRNEARFRLAMLAMRDHRWDRAGSLLRSIIDEDPGAQRARLELARVQAEMGQIEASRRTLREAQAGGLPPEVARLVDRFSAALRERKPFGASVQVAIAPDSNVNRATRSDTLGTVIGDFDLEDAARQSSGVGLSLRGEVYYRKPLSQLTSLITRAGLSGDFYRRGDFNDLLAIASIGPEFALGGGRASLLAGGQRRWFGGERFYDALDANLQWQRPLDRRSHLRAGAGYARTNYRINDLQDAHGISGFASYERALSSRSGINLTLGAARQMARDPAYSTASGQLSVTGWREFGRTTLFASASYQHLEADKRLAIYPKRRVDDFYRLSVGTTLRTFEWKGWAPQLRLTWEKNTSPIEIYRYDRWRGEIGLTRAF; the protein is encoded by the coding sequence GTGTTGCTGGTCGCGCTTGTGGCGCTTGCCCAGCCATCGACCGAACGTGCGCCCGCAGGCGAAACCTTGCCGGTCGGAACGCGGGCCGAGATCGAGGCGACGGGGGAACAGATGCTGGAATTTGCAGCAAGGGCGCTCGCCAACAAGGAAGAGGCGCTTGCCGTGCAGATCCTCGAGGCATTGCTCCAGGATCCCAACTTACCGGTCCGAAACGAGGCGCGTTTCCGCCTCGCGATGCTGGCGATGCGCGATCACCGCTGGGACCGGGCGGGCAGCTTGCTGCGATCGATCATTGACGAGGATCCCGGTGCACAGAGGGCCAGGCTGGAGCTTGCGCGGGTGCAGGCCGAAATGGGGCAAATCGAGGCTTCGCGGCGGACCCTGCGCGAGGCGCAGGCCGGCGGGCTGCCACCTGAGGTGGCGCGCCTCGTCGACCGGTTTTCGGCTGCGCTGCGCGAACGCAAGCCCTTCGGCGCGAGCGTGCAGGTCGCCATCGCTCCCGATAGTAACGTCAACCGCGCGACGCGATCGGACACGTTGGGTACGGTGATTGGTGACTTCGACCTAGAGGATGCGGCGCGCCAGTCCTCGGGCGTCGGCCTGTCGCTGCGCGGGGAGGTCTATTATCGCAAGCCGCTTTCGCAGCTTACCTCGCTGATCACTCGCGCCGGCCTATCGGGTGATTTCTACCGTCGCGGCGACTTCAACGATCTGCTGGCTATCGCCTCGATCGGCCCCGAATTTGCGCTCGGGGGAGGGCGGGCCAGCCTCCTCGCTGGGGGGCAAAGGCGGTGGTTCGGCGGGGAGCGCTTCTACGACGCGCTGGATGCGAACCTGCAATGGCAGCGTCCGCTGGACCGGCGTTCACACCTGCGGGCCGGGGCGGGCTATGCGCGCACGAATTACCGTATCAACGACCTTCAGGATGCGCATGGAATATCGGGGTTCGCGAGCTACGAGCGGGCCTTGAGCAGCCGCTCGGGCATCAATCTTACGCTTGGTGCGGCGCGGCAGATGGCGCGCGATCCGGCCTATTCGACTGCCAGCGGGCAATTATCGGTCACCGGTTGGCGCGAGTTCGGGCGAACGACGCTGTTTGCATCCGCATCATACCAGCATCTCGAGGCGGACAAGCGGCTGGCAATCTATCCCAAGCGACGGGTGGACGACTTCTACCGCCTTTCCGTCGGAACGACATTGCGCACGTTCGAATGGAAGGGGTGGGCGCCGCAGCTCCGGCTAACCTGGGAGAAAAACACCAGCCCGATCGAAATCTATCGCTACGACAGGTGGCGCGGTGAGATTGGCCTGACGCGGGCCTTCTAG